The Lacticaseibacillus rhamnosus DNA window ATCGTAATTTTTTAACCAGTGCCGACACGCGTCTAAATCTTTTAGAAGTGTGCCGCGACTCACGGTCAGCTGGTCGGCAATCTCATCCATAGGTACAAATTTCCGTTCTTTGATCAACCGAAACAGAATCTCCGCCTGCCGTTTTTGCTTGTCGTTATTATCAATGTTTTGCTTGAACACGCCTGACTGAATCAGTGAAAATTTTCGATAATTCAGAATATGCAGGAAGTACCCGCTTTTGTTAATGCGAATTTCGGCTGCATCCCCCAACGACTCGCCTAGTTCATGGATATATTTTTGCATCGTGCGTGTCGAAACATTCTCGCTTTCAGCCAATTCGTCTAGGCTGGAGGTACCATTTGCCAAAAGATAACGCAAAAGCCGATAATCCAAACTATTCAATCAGGTGACCTCCTCCAAATTACCGATTATCCGCGCGACTTGCCTCCTGCCACATTTGTTGTAACGCCTGTGATATAACTTGCTCGATTCGATAAGAAGTAGTTCACCAAATCCGCTACTTCACTGAGTTTCCCACTGCGACCCAATGGCGTAGTCGAAGTCGAACGATAACCGGCGCGAATGGCTTCAACGGTGGTATCACGCGTGTACGCCAAGGCTTCTTCATAGCTTGGTGTTCGCAAGCCGGTTGCTTCCATAATTCCCGGGGCAACCCCGACCACGCGAATGTTGTATTTACCCAGCTCTTTGGCCCATGAACGCGTAAACCCGTTAATCGCGCCTTTACTTGCCGAATAAACACTTTGACCAACAGAGCCTTCCAAACCGGCTTCAGAAGACATATTGACCACGACACCGTGGCCTTGCTTCACCATTCGCCGCACCACTGCCTGAGAAACCAAGAACACGCTTTTGACATTAACACTGAAAATCTGTTCAAACGTTGGCACGTTCAGTTCATACTTGCCATGTGGGTCTTTGGGGTCAACCAAAATCCGCGGTTTATTGATACCCGCATTGTTGACAACGCCCCAGATTTCACCGTTTATTTTTTCGGCTGTAACAGCTAGATTTTCAACCGCTTCCGGATCCGTGACATCGGTATGAACATAAGTCAGCTTCGGATCTTTCAAGTCGCCTTCCTTCAGATCGCCGTTAACTACATTGGCACCGTTATGAATAAGTTCTTTAACAATCGCGGCCCCAATTCCTGATGAACCACCTGTTACAACAATCGTCTTACCATCTAAGCCTAACCAATCTGACATATGCTATCGCTCCTTTTCATCTTTCGTTTTTATGGTAGCGTTTTCTTCGACTAGGCTTAATCCAGTGATTTTCCATCAACCCTGAAAATTCGTGAACCATGTCGTTTAGTTTCAGGATTATAAAAAAGCAGATGGATCTTTCGTAACTTACGAAAGATCCATCTGCCGTTATTTTTTGGTGATAGTTATGGTTTAAGCAATGGAGCAACTTGAAACCAACACCAGCCGCGTCGTTAGTGTAAAGTTTCTCTCGGAGCATGTGGGTGTCAAACACGAGCACATTAGTTTACACGATTCCCGTAGCAGTGCAAAGCGGCACCTTGTTCGAATATCAGGATAGAAAGCAAGAGCTGGCGGAGCGGTGGCGGGCTCAGTGGTGAAATTGGTCTTAAGCGGAGTGGGCTTCTCCGCTTTAGACCAAGGCCGAGCTTCGAAACCGCGGTCTTTGCGGGTTCGAAGTCGTGCCCACCACGTTCCAGCCCAGCCACCGCGGAGCCAGCTCGGAGCATCGGAAATCACTTAATTAGAGTAGAACCGAGAAAAAGTCCTCAATTTTCAAGTCAAGTGCAACGATGATAACGAATTCTTGATAGTGGTCTAGGCTGTTACGCCATGCATCGGTAGTAATCGCATGGGCGAAGATAGTTCAGAATACGTCTGGGACGATGGTTCAGTGCGGATTGGACTGCTTGAATTTCAACCAGGGTAACTGCTCTGAGAGACTTCCCTTTCGGGAAGAATTCCCTAAGCAGTCCATTGGCGTTCTCGTTTGTGCCACGCTCCCAAGGCGAGTACGGATGTGCGAAGTAAATCTGGGTTCCAACAATCTCTGATAACTTGGCAAACTCGGAACCATTGTCAAAAGTGATACTCTCAAATTCCTTGGCCCCGTAGTCGTCGATCGTGTCCTGCAAGGCTTTAAGGCAGGTGCCCGCATGATAGTCAGGAATCTTGACGATGATCTCAGTCCGGCTGTACCGTTCTGTGAGCGTCATTAATGCTGGCTCATCAGCTAAGCGAATACCTTTGACCAAGTCGCCTTCCCAATGTCCCACGCCTGTGCGGTCATTCACGGCCGCAGGACGCAACTCGATTGAGTCGCCGTATATCTTCTTATTCTTGCGCTTGTGGGCGTTCTTATAGCCTTTGATGCGGCGTCGGAGCTTCTTGGGAAGTGTCATGTTGTCTAGCTCAAGCAGCCCGGCGTCGATGTAGCGATACACAGTTGTCGTTGAAGGGCAAGCCTTGCCCTGGTCGCGATAGAAGTGTACGAAGCTATCAACGCTGTGTACGCGCGGCTTACGAGTAAGCTCCCTGGCGAGAGCCTTGAAGAACGCACGGCCGGTCTTAAGAAAGGCGTAGTGACCGGTTCTATCGCGTTTACGGTCGTGCATGGCTTGGGCAGTTTCCGCAAGATAGACTTGATGCGAGTGACGCTTCGAGTCGAGCTGAGTTACAGATCCACGCGTGATTTCTCGTGAGATTGTCGCTTTACTGCGATGAAGCTTCTGTGCAATCACGGTCGCGGTGTCACCAGCAGCCTGAAGGGCCTGAATTGTAGCACGGTCGCTAAAACTGAGTTGTTGGTAATGCTTGTGGGTGTTAGTCTGAGAGT harbors:
- a CDS encoding IS30 family transposase, yielding MTHSQTNTHKHYQQLSFSDRATIQALQAAGDTATVIAQKLHRSKATISREITRGSVTQLDSKRHSHQVYLAETAQAMHDRKRDRTGHYAFLKTGRAFFKALARELTRKPRVHSVDSFVHFYRDQGKACPSTTTVYRYIDAGLLELDNMTLPKKLRRRIKGYKNAHKRKNKKIYGDSIELRPAAVNDRTGVGHWEGDLVKGIRLADEPALMTLTERYSRTEIIVKIPDYHAGTCLKALQDTIDDYGAKEFESITFDNGSEFAKLSEIVGTQIYFAHPYSPWERGTNENANGLLREFFPKGKSLRAVTLVEIQAVQSALNHRPRRILNYLRPCDYYRCMA
- a CDS encoding SDR family oxidoreductase — protein: MSDWLGLDGKTIVVTGGSSGIGAAIVKELIHNGANVVNGDLKEGDLKDPKLTYVHTDVTDPEAVENLAVTAEKINGEIWGVVNNAGINKPRILVDPKDPHGKYELNVPTFEQIFSVNVKSVFLVSQAVVRRMVKQGHGVVVNMSSEAGLEGSVGQSVYSASKGAINGFTRSWAKELGKYNIRVVGVAPGIMEATGLRTPSYEEALAYTRDTTVEAIRAGYRSTSTTPLGRSGKLSEVADLVNYFLSNRASYITGVTTNVAGGKSRG